A region from the Geobacillus vulcani PSS1 genome encodes:
- a CDS encoding LapA family protein: MKGQINVILALVLALLVALLAVANVEQVTIHYLVGETRLPLIIVIFGSAVLGGLVVGMLGWVRLFSLRRQVKLLEREREEWAKTKAGNDDGEAVSLEREG; encoded by the coding sequence ATGAAAGGACAAATCAATGTCATCTTGGCGCTTGTCTTGGCGCTTCTTGTTGCGTTGCTGGCGGTGGCGAATGTCGAGCAGGTGACGATCCATTATTTAGTCGGGGAAACCCGCTTGCCGCTCATTATCGTCATTTTCGGTTCAGCCGTCCTTGGCGGCCTTGTCGTTGGCATGCTCGGCTGGGTGCGTTTGTTCAGCCTGCGCCGGCAGGTGAAGCTGCTCGAGAGAGAGCGGGAGGAATGGGCGAAGACCAAGGCGGGGAATGATGACGGCGAGGCGGTTTCGCTGGAGAGAGAGGGATGA
- a CDS encoding DUF3102 domain-containing protein produces MKNEVAELSNDLNVITAEINSYKQIAGQAIFEIGRRLKHVKEKKLAEKRGGWTAWLREIQMSTSQADRFIKVAKEFDEGKLPHVGNIRFRALYEIATMPETERFKPHTILSTGETKTVDEMTVRELREVKKALKEERERRERAEREAEELSNQPPKIKTARSSLAFFFVVVVAIDYFQ; encoded by the coding sequence ATGAAAAACGAAGTCGCGGAGCTTTCGAATGATTTGAACGTGATTACGGCGGAAATCAATTCGTACAAACAAATCGCTGGACAGGCGATTTTCGAGATAGGGCGTCGGTTGAAACACGTTAAGGAGAAAAAATTAGCGGAAAAACGAGGTGGTTGGACTGCATGGCTTCGTGAAATACAAATGTCGACATCACAAGCCGACCGTTTCATTAAAGTAGCGAAGGAATTTGACGAAGGGAAACTTCCCCACGTGGGGAATATCAGGTTTCGTGCTTTATATGAGATTGCAACAATGCCTGAAACAGAACGCTTTAAACCACACACGATTCTGTCCACTGGTGAAACAAAAACGGTTGATGAAATGACCGTACGAGAGCTTCGCGAAGTTAAGAAGGCATTGAAAGAAGAACGCGAGCGCCGGGAGAGGGCAGAACGTGAAGCTGAAGAATTAAGCAATCAACCGCCGAAAATAAAAACGGCGAGGTCATCCCTCGCTTTTTTCTTTGTTGTCGTTGTTGCCATCGACTATTTCCAATAA
- a CDS encoding DUF2577 family protein: MSVELGTVTNAPPDLKIKVDNMKVDLDRDDLVVAQYLTKHKRQVKIDGVTTVELEFQDELKPGDRVIVASTRNVTGLPLRQARRFFFYFFYCI, encoded by the coding sequence ATGTCCGTTGAGCTGGGAACGGTCACAAACGCGCCTCCCGACTTAAAAATTAAAGTCGACAACATGAAAGTCGATCTTGATCGTGACGACTTGGTTGTTGCGCAGTACCTAACGAAACACAAACGACAGGTCAAAATCGACGGCGTCACGACGGTAGAACTCGAATTTCAAGACGAATTAAAGCCTGGCGACCGCGTGATTGTGGCGTCCACAAGAAACGTAACGGGTCTGCCCTTGCGGCAGGCTCGTCGATTTTTTTTTTATTTCTTCTATTGTATATAG
- a CDS encoding helix-turn-helix domain-containing protein has translation MNKEVFRIIRLARGYTQRELAEKLGVSYGLVAQIEAGNKKISARVARRFMEVCNVTDDDLLNARHLLNRKGESK, from the coding sequence ATGAATAAAGAAGTTTTCCGCATTATTCGGCTGGCTCGCGGCTACACGCAACGCGAACTCGCCGAGAAATTAGGCGTCAGTTATGGTTTAGTCGCGCAAATTGAGGCGGGCAACAAGAAAATTTCCGCCCGCGTCGCAAGAAGGTTTATGGAAGTTTGCAACGTGACCGACGACGACCTATTAAACGCTCGCCATTTACTTAATCGGAAAGGGGAATCGAAATGA
- a CDS encoding helix-turn-helix domain-containing protein — translation MAIKVHLSRLMGERKLKIADLAKMTGLHRNGLTDLYHEKTNGIKFETLEKICRALECDICDLLEIVDGNNDNKEKSEG, via the coding sequence ATGGCAATAAAAGTACACCTATCACGGCTCATGGGAGAACGCAAACTTAAAATCGCTGATCTTGCCAAAATGACTGGCTTACATCGCAACGGCTTAACAGATCTATACCACGAAAAAACCAACGGAATTAAGTTCGAAACACTTGAAAAAATTTGCCGCGCTTTGGAATGTGATATTTGCGACTTATTGGAAATAGTCGATGGCAACAACGACAACAAAGAAAAAAGCGAGGGATGA
- a CDS encoding endonuclease domain-containing protein, which produces MICLAEYVVFFGLIIVGIVVFILDLKRGQPEPIAVDYEREGCESPIERRLYDALQLRGYYVRTQVPCGKYRIDLALPAYKIAIECDGRAYHSTPEQRAHDRRKNAYLRKHGWRVLRFSGRMIYRDLPKVIARIEKEVNG; this is translated from the coding sequence GTGATTTGTTTGGCGGAGTACGTTGTGTTTTTCGGACTAATTATCGTGGGGATTGTCGTTTTTATTCTCGACTTGAAACGAGGACAGCCGGAGCCTATTGCGGTCGATTATGAACGTGAGGGGTGCGAAAGTCCGATTGAACGGCGTCTGTATGACGCGTTGCAATTGCGGGGATATTACGTGCGGACACAGGTTCCATGCGGTAAGTACCGGATTGATCTGGCGTTGCCGGCGTACAAAATCGCTATCGAATGCGATGGCCGAGCGTATCACTCAACACCCGAGCAACGAGCGCACGACCGTCGCAAAAATGCTTATTTGCGCAAACACGGCTGGCGAGTCTTGCGATTCAGTGGGCGTATGATTTATCGCGACTTGCCGAAAGTTATTGCGCGGATTGAAAAGGAGGTGAACGGGTAA
- a CDS encoding HNH endonuclease, with translation MIKTLTCKVCGMEKEISEFRGDKRTKLGVIQPCKACRKAQDAQSSEAVRKRYREAKRRAKKLGVIDTLDFNEYVDVSSGDTCTYCGTELNDSNRSVDHVYPMSKRFANGHLNIVPCCRKCNKRKGTMHVYDFYKSSELFTDELFREFVRSFTERLVNRPISEREVDAMIEGFRAEAELLRSSAV, from the coding sequence ATGATAAAAACGCTCACCTGTAAGGTTTGCGGCATGGAGAAAGAAATTTCAGAGTTTCGCGGCGACAAGCGCACAAAATTAGGCGTTATTCAGCCGTGCAAGGCTTGTCGAAAAGCACAAGACGCCCAAAGCAGTGAGGCTGTAAGAAAGCGTTATAGAGAAGCGAAACGACGCGCAAAGAAACTCGGTGTCATCGATACACTCGATTTTAACGAGTACGTCGATGTTTCTTCCGGAGACACCTGCACATATTGCGGAACGGAGCTAAACGATAGCAACCGGAGCGTCGACCACGTTTATCCGATGAGCAAGCGATTCGCAAACGGTCATTTAAACATCGTGCCGTGCTGTCGCAAGTGCAACAAACGAAAAGGGACAATGCACGTTTACGATTTCTACAAATCGAGTGAACTTTTTACCGATGAATTATTTCGGGAGTTCGTTCGCTCGTTTACAGAGCGTTTAGTCAATAGACCGATTTCAGAGCGAGAAGTCGACGCCATGATCGAAGGATTTCGGGCGGAAGCCGAATTATTACGAAGTTCAGCCGTTTAA
- a CDS encoding helix-turn-helix domain-containing protein → MTEKEKKALPFETSKGFSAVPSVIFTLYTKHKDFDAYALMVYAYLLKRYNDKYGFAFPTVDEIAYTLHISDTTVKRAIKTLKKLGLIRVERNAGFLNNVYYFEKPVEDEAEFFARFKEVEEDERKHAEKWEKINQRRKADKEKYKKSLEEKQSAPPKNAGQAPLFDPDEIIKVL, encoded by the coding sequence ATGACTGAAAAAGAGAAAAAAGCGTTACCGTTCGAAACGTCGAAAGGATTTTCGGCAGTTCCAAGCGTGATTTTTACGCTCTATACGAAGCACAAGGACTTTGATGCTTACGCCTTAATGGTTTATGCGTACCTTTTAAAACGATACAACGACAAATACGGCTTTGCGTTTCCGACCGTTGACGAAATCGCTTATACGCTTCATATCTCGGACACTACAGTTAAGCGCGCGATCAAAACGCTAAAGAAACTCGGTTTGATTCGCGTTGAGCGTAATGCGGGTTTTCTTAACAACGTTTATTACTTCGAAAAGCCGGTCGAGGATGAGGCGGAATTTTTCGCGCGGTTTAAAGAAGTCGAAGAAGACGAGCGCAAACACGCCGAAAAGTGGGAGAAGATAAACCAGCGCCGGAAAGCCGACAAAGAGAAATATAAAAAATCGCTCGAAGAAAAACAAAGCGCACCGCCGAAAAACGCTGGCCAGGCGCCTTTATTTGACCCGGACGAGATTATTAAAGTGCTTTGA
- a CDS encoding helix-turn-helix domain-containing protein — MTNETFKLIRLYSGMSQRAFAKHIGVSHGTVSLIEANYRPVSEYVRAKVAEKFDLNDDFLKYIEKYRKLSQV; from the coding sequence ATGACAAACGAAACATTCAAGCTCATTCGGTTGTATTCCGGCATGAGTCAGCGCGCTTTTGCGAAGCATATCGGAGTTTCACACGGGACGGTCAGTTTAATTGAAGCGAATTACCGCCCTGTCAGCGAATATGTGCGCGCAAAAGTAGCCGAGAAATTTGATCTTAACGATGATTTTCTGAAATACATCGAAAAATACCGAAAACTATCCCAAGTATAG